The Atlantibacter hermannii genomic interval TTCCGGGGTGATGCCCGGCGCTGGCGCTTCTTCAACAACTTTCTGGTGACGACGCTGCATGGAGCAGTCACGTTCAGCCAGATAGATGGCGTTGCCCTGGCCGTCCGCCAACACCTGAATTTCGATGTGACGCGGGTTTTCCAGGTATTTCTCCATGTAAACCATATCGTTACTGAAGGCGGCTTTAGCTTCCGCTTTCGTCATGGAGATAGATTGCGCCAGTTCAGCATCGCCGCGCACTACGCGCATACCACGACCGCCGCCGCCGCCAGACGCTTTGATGATAACCGGATAGCCGATGCGTTTCGCATGGGCACGGTTAGCATCCATATCGTCGGTCAACGGGCCGTCAGAGCCGGGTACGGTCGGAACGCCCGCTTTTTTCATTGCGGTGATCGCTGACACCTTGTCGCCCATCAGGCGAATGGTCTCAGCTTTCGGGCCGATGAAGATAAAGCCTGAACGCTCAACCTGCTCGGCGAAGTTAGCGTTCTCGGACAGGAAGCCATAGCCCGGGTGAATCGCCACTGCGCCAGTAATTTCAGCTGCGGAGATGATCGCCGGGATATTCAGATAGCTTTTTACGGACGGAGCCGGGCCAATACAAACCGTCTCATCCGCCAGCAATACGTGTTTTAAGTCGCGGTCCGCGCTGGAATGCACAGCCACCGTCTTGATGCCCAGTTCTTTACAGGCACGAAGGATGCGCAATGCGATTTCGCCGCGGTTAGCGATAACAATTTTATCCAGCATGTTCGCCTCGTTACTCGATGACGACCAGCGGCTCGTCAAATTCTACCGGTTGACCGTTTTCTACCAGGATAGCTTTCACTACACCGGATTTGTCGGCTTCAATCTGGTTCATCATTTTCATTGCTTCAACGATGCACAGGGTGTCGCCAGCGTTAACTTTTTGACCCACTTCCACAAACGATTTCGCGTCCGGGCTTGGGGTACGGTAGAAGGTACCAACCATTGGGGAACGTACGATGTGACCACTGATTTCAGCGACGGCTGGCGCTTCCATTGCCGGAGAGGCTGCAGGCGCGATAGCGTTTGACAGCGCAGGTTGCGGCTGTTGCATCATCGGTGCAGCGTAGGCTTGCTGCATCATTGGGAAACCGGTATTAACGGGTGCGCGGCTGATACGTACCGACTCTTCGCCCTCAGAAATTTCCAGTTCAGCAATGCCTGATTCTTCAACCAGCTCGATCAGTTTTTTAATCTTACGAATATCCATGAGTGGGTTCCGTACTCTTGTTTAGTTTGAGTTTGACAGGCGTTTTACCGCCGTCTGTAAAGCATATGAATAACCGTCAGCGCCGAATCCGCAGATGACGCCGGCAGCAATATCCGAGAGATACGAGTGATGCCGGAAAGGCTCACGGGCGTGGACGTTGCTCAGGTGAATTTCGATAAACGGAATGCTCACCGCCAACAGCGCATCGCGAATCGCAACACTGGTGTGGGTGAACGCAGCCGGATTTATCAGAATGTAATCCACCTTGTCTTTCGCCTGATGAATGCGGTCAATCAACACATACTCCGCGTTGGATTGCAGATCTTCCAGCACGACATTCATTGCCTCTGCCTGAGCTTTCAAATCTGTAACAATTTGGTTAAGCGTGAGGCTGCCATACTTCTCAGGCTCCCGCGTACCCAGCATGTTCAGGTTTGGTCCGTTCAAAAGCAAAATCGTGAATTTGTCCGCCATCGTGCCTGCATCTCCTGCAAATTTCGGTGATATTACAAAATATACCTTCATTGCCTGATT includes:
- the accC_2 gene encoding acetyl-CoA carboxylase; protein product: MLDKIVIANRGEIALRILRACKELGIKTVAVHSSADRDLKHVLLADETVCIGPAPSVKSYLNIPAIISAAEITGAVAIHPGYGFLSENANFAEQVERSGFIFIGPKAETIRLMGDKVSAITAMKKAGVPTVPGSDGPLTDDMDANRAHAKRIGYPVIIKASGGGGGRGMRVVRGDAELAQSISMTKAEAKAAFSNDMVYMEKYLENPRHIEIQVLADGQGNAIYLAERDCSMQRRHQKVVEEAPAPGITPELRRFIGERCAKACVDIGYRGAGTFEFLFENGEFYFIEMNTRIQVEHPVTEMITGVDLIKEQLRIAAGQPLSIKQEEVQVKGHAVECRINAEDPNTFLPSPGKITRFHAPGGFGVRWESHIYAGYTVPPYYDSMIGKLICYGETRDVAIARMKNALQELIIDGIKTNVDLQTRIMNDEHFQQGGTNIHYLEKKLGLTEK
- the accB gene encoding biotin carboxyl carrier protein of acetyl-CoA carboxylase, yielding MDIRKIKKLIELVEESGIAELEISEGEESVRISRAPVNTGFPMMQQAYAAPMMQQPQPALSNAIAPAASPAMEAPAVAEISGHIVRSPMVGTFYRTPSPDAKSFVEVGQKVNAGDTLCIVEAMKMMNQIEADKSGVVKAILVENGQPVEFDEPLVVIE
- the aroQ gene encoding 3-dehydroquinate dehydratase, with amino-acid sequence MADKFTILLLNGPNLNMLGTREPEKYGSLTLNQIVTDLKAQAEAMNVVLEDLQSNAEYVLIDRIHQAKDKVDYILINPAAFTHTSVAIRDALLAVSIPFIEIHLSNVHAREPFRHHSYLSDIAAGVICGFGADGYSYALQTAVKRLSNSN